A DNA window from Alicyclobacillus vulcanalis contains the following coding sequences:
- a CDS encoding aspartyl-phosphate phosphatase Spo0E family protein, with protein sequence MSEQGQTTDLIEHLRKKMMARAAEACSLQDSEVIRLSQLLDVHLVALMRPHHALEPVESARAERPLPPASGEGRRLDEVRLYLQRRRFRVLPSVVETTRWS encoded by the coding sequence ATGTCAGAACAAGGGCAGACGACGGACCTGATCGAACATCTGCGCAAGAAAATGATGGCGCGTGCCGCAGAGGCTTGCAGCCTACAGGACAGCGAGGTCATTCGGCTCAGCCAGCTCTTGGACGTCCACCTCGTCGCGCTGATGCGGCCTCACCATGCGCTCGAGCCTGTCGAATCGGCGCGCGCAGAACGGCCTCTGCCACCCGCGTCGGGTGAGGGCAGGAGGCTGGACGAGGTGCGCCTGTATCTGCAGCGGAGGCGGTTTCGCGTGCTTCCATCGGTCGTTGAGACCACGAGGTGGTCCTAG